In Scomber japonicus isolate fScoJap1 chromosome 7, fScoJap1.pri, whole genome shotgun sequence, one genomic interval encodes:
- the LOC128362415 gene encoding flavin-containing monooxygenase 5-like isoform X1: MTRRVAVIGGGSSGLACIKCCLDEGLEPVCFESSDDIGGLWRFKENPEPDRASIYHSVIINTSKEMMCFSDFPIPAHFPNFMHNSLIMDYFRMYADHFQLTKHIRFNTKVLQVKQRSDFSRSGQWDVETENKDGKKEKHIFDAVMICIGHHCNPNMPLHDFPGIDTFQGKYFHSRDYKTPEEWRNKKAVVIGIGNSGGDIAVELSRVTKQLYLSTRRGAWILNRVGDNGLPLDMLFNRVVDAIRKILPFGFFCGLGETTLNRRFDHSLYNLKPKHRLFSQHPTVNDELPNRILSGTVQVKPNIRRFQGSSVEFEDGSVVEDVDLVVFATGYKFSFPFLASQVVSVTDNKASLYKYVFPPELDRPTLAIIGLVQPLGAIMPISEMQARWATRVFKGCTKLPSTTAMLKEIECKKEMMAKRYVTSQRHTIQVDYLTYMDEIAEVVGVQPSISRLLLTDPRLGLNLMFGPSTPYQYRLRGPRKWAGARQAILTQWERVAKPMQTRPCDEPKAKRSLKWPLILSAAAVGLAAYVNRNSLPAFLQDPTALLDRIKVYLPAQ; this comes from the exons ATGACCCGTCGTGTGGCAGTGATCGGGGGAGGTAGTTCAGGTCTGGCCTGTATCAAGTGCTGCCTGGATGAGGGGCTGGAGCCTGTCTGCTTCGAAAGCAGCGATGACATTGGTGGTCTGTGGAGGTTTAAG GAGAATCCTGAGCCAGACCGGGCCAGCATCTACCACTCTGTCATCATCAACACCTCCAAGGAGATGATGTGTTTCAGTGATTTTCCCATCCCTGCACACTTCCCCAACTTCATGCACAACTCCCTCATCATGGACTACTTTCGGATGTATGCTGATCACTTCCAGCTCACCAAGCACATACGCTTCAAT ACCAAAGTCTTGCAGGTGAAGCAGAGATCGGATTTTTCTCGTTCAGGCCAGTGGGATGTTGAGACAGAGAACAAGGATGGCAAAAAGGAGAAACACATATTTGATGCTGTGATGATCTGTATTGGTCATCACTGCAACCCCAACATGCCTCTCCATGACTTCCCAG gcATTGATACTTTCCAGGGAAAATACTTCCACAGTCGAGACTACAAGACTCCTGAAGAGTGGAGGAATAAAAAGGCTGTAGTGATTGGAATAGGAAACTCTGGAGGAGACATAGCAGTGGAGCTGAGCAGAGTCACTAAGCAG CTCTACCTGAGCACTCGAAGGGGAGCCTGGATCTTGAACAGAGTTGGCGACAATGGCTTGCCCCTTGATATGCTTTTTAACAGGGTGGTGGATGCAATACGGAAAATCCTTCCCTTTGGTTTTTTCTGTGGTCTTGGAGAGACAACACTCAACCGAAGATTTGACCATAGTCTGTACAATCTAAAGCCAAAGCACAG GTTGTTCAGCCAGCATCCCACAGTGAACGATGAGCTGCCCAACCGCATCCTATCTGGAACAGTTCAGGTGAAACCCAACATCCGCAGATTTCAAGGGTCCAGTGTGGAGTTTGAAGATGGAAGTGTAGTGGAAGATGTTGACCTGGTG GTCTTTGCCACGGGTTACAAGTTTTCCTTTCCATTCCTGGCCTCACAAGTTGTCTCAGTGACTGACAACAAAGCATCTCTGTACAAGTATGTGTTTCCTCCTGAGCTGGACCGCCCCACTCTGGCCATCATTGGTTTAGTACAGCCACTGGGAGCCATCATGCCCATCTCGGAGATGCAGGCCAGATGGGCAACACGTGTCTTTAAAG GCTGCACCAAGCTTCCCTCAACAACTGCAATGCTTAAGGAAATCGAGTGCAAGAAGGAGATGATGGCTAAAAG GTATGTCACCAGTCAGAGACACACCATCCAGGTTGATTATCTCACCTACATGGATGAGATAGCAGAGGTGGTGGGGGTTCAACCCAGCATCTCCAGACTGCTGTTGACTGATCCCAGGCTGGGACTGAATTTGATGTTTGGTCCCAGCACCCCATACCAGTATCGTCTCAGAGGGCCAAGAAAGTGGGCCGGGGCCCGTCAGGCCATCCTGACTCAGTGGGAGAGAGTGGCTAAACCCATGCAGACCAGGCCCTGTGATGAGCCCAAAGCCAAGAGATCACTGAAGTGGCCTCTGATTCTGTCAGCTGCTGCTGTGGGTTTGGCTGCATATGTTAACAGGAACAGCCTTCCAGCTTTCCTACAAGATCCCACAGCACTGTTGGACAGGATAAAGGTGTACCTGCCTGCACAGTGA
- the LOC128362414 gene encoding flavin-containing monooxygenase 5-like isoform X4: MVQRVAVIGAGSSGLVCIKVCVDEGLEPVCFESTDDFGGLWKFKDSPEPERSSIYRSLVVNTSKEMMCFSDFPMPADYPNYMHNSQLLQYFRLYAEHFDLLKYINFQVNSVSSYQECHCLFTYFYSILKCKVLCVCVFVYVCVCVCVCVCVCVQTTVRSVTQRPDFSVSGQWDVVTINRDGEEERHVFDGVLVCSGHYTHPVLPLSDFPGHETFSGKCLHSWEYKDADICRGKRVVVVGIGNSGGDIAAEISRSAEKTFLSTRQGAWVIGRMSSNGLPLDMTAITRLNNILMQLLPKTLVNWAAERVLNQKYDHRLYGLKPRHRLMDKKPLINDDLPGRILQGALVMKPNLKGFNGSGVVFEDGTVEENIDAVVFCTGYNGTFPFLPSALSDGPKGELTLYKRVFPPSLQHPTLAVMGLFQTKGPIIPIVEMQARWAVKVFTGLSCLPPKEKMLAVIESERKRNMKSYSCPRQAALQVDYIPLLDFMANEFCTKKNQHCLKKVTSNDYFFTLTTTDNQLTWTKAV; encoded by the exons ATGGTTCAACGTGTGGCAGTGATTGGAGCGGGTAGTTCCGGTCTGGTCTGTATTAAGGTCTGTGTTGATGAGGGCCTGGAGCCTGTCTGCTTTGAAAGCACTGATGACTTTGGTGGCCTGTGGAAATTTAAG GATTCTCCTGAGCCAGAGCGATCCAGTATCTACCGTTCATTGGTGGTCAACACCTCCAAAGAGATGATGTGTTTCAGCGATTTTCCAATGCCTGCTGACTACCCAAACTACATGCACAACTCTCAGCTCCTGCAGTACTTCAGGCTCTATGCTGAGCATTTTGATTTGCTCAAATACATTAACTTCCAGGTTAATTCTGTTTCATCATACCAAGAGTGCCACTGTCTTTTCACATATTTCTATAGCATACTGAAATGTAaagttctttgtgtgtgtgtgtttgtttatgtgtgtgtgtgtgtgtgtgtgtgtgtgtgtgtgtgtgttcagaccaCAGTGAGGAGTGTTACACAAAGACCAGATTTCTCCGTTTCTGGTCAGTGGGATGTAGTGACCATTAACAGAgacggagaggaagagaggcaTGTCTTTGATGGAGTTCTAGTGTGTTCAGGCCACTACACCCATCCTGTCCTGCCCCTGTCAGACTTTCCAG GACATGAGACGTTTTCTGGAAAGTGTCTTCACAGCTGGGAATATAAAGACGCAGATATATGCAGAGGCaagagggtggtggtggttggtATTGGAAACTCTGGAGGAGATATTGCTGCAGAGATTAGCAGATCTGCAGAGAAG ACATTTCTCAGCACACGGCAGGGGGCTTGGGTGATTGGCAGGATGTCCAGCAATGGTCTTCCCCTAGATATGACAGCTATCACCAGGCTCAACAACATCCTCATGCAGCTTCTTCCTAAGACTCTGGTCAACTGGGCAGCAGAGAGAGTACTGAACCAGAAATATGACCACAGACTATATGGCCTGAAGCCAAGACACAG ACTTATGGACAAAAAGCCTTTGATCAATGATGACCTTCCTGGCCGAATTCTTCAGGGGGCACTAGTCATGAAACCTAATCTGAAAGGGTTCAATGGCTCTGGAGTTGTATTTGAAGATGGTACTGTGGAGGAGAACATTGATGCTGTGGTGTTCTGTACTGGTTATAATGGAACCTTCCCATTTCTGCCTTCAGCTCTGTCTGATGGGCCTAAGGGAGAGCTGACATTGTACAA gAGAGTGTTTCCTCCTTCTCTACAACACCCCACTTTGGCTGTCATGGGTCTTTTCCAAACAAAAGGACCAATCATTCCCATAGTGGAAATGCAGGCACGGTGGGCTGTTAAAGTGTTTACAG GTTTGAGCTGCCTTCCACCCAAGGAGAAAATGCTGGCTGTCATTgagtctgagaggaaaagaaacatgaagag CTATTCTTGCCCACGACAGGCTGCCCTCCAGGTGGATTACATCCCTCTCCTGGATTTCATGGCTAATGAg ttctgcacaaaaaaaaatcaacattgtttgaAAAAGGTGACCTCTAACGACTACTTTTTCACCCTGACAACTACTGACAACCAACTAACATGGACTAAAGCTGTTTGA
- the LOC128362414 gene encoding flavin-containing monooxygenase 5-like isoform X5 has translation MVQRVAVIGAGSSGLVCIKVCVDEGLEPVCFESTDDFGGLWKFKDSPEPERSSIYRSLVVNTSKEMMCFSDFPMPADYPNYMHNSQLLQYFRLYAEHFDLLKYINFQVNSVSSYQECHCLFTYFYSILKCKVLCVCVFVYVCVCVCVCVCVCVQTTVRSVTQRPDFSVSGQWDVVTINRDGEEERHVFDGVLVCSGHYTHPVLPLSDFPGHETFSGKCLHSWEYKDADICRGKRVVVVGIGNSGGDIAAEISRSAEKTFLSTRQGAWVIGRMSSNGLPLDMTAITRLNNILMQLLPKTLVNWAAERVLNQKYDHRLYGLKPRHRLMDKKPLINDDLPGRILQGALVMKPNLKGFNGSGVVFEDGTVEENIDAVVFCTGYNGTFPFLPSALSDGPKGELTLYKRVFPPSLQHPTLAVMGLFQTKGPIIPIVEMQARWAVKVFTGLSCLPPKEKMLAVIESERKRNMKSYSCPRQAALQVDYIPLLDFMANESSHCLSLRR, from the exons ATGGTTCAACGTGTGGCAGTGATTGGAGCGGGTAGTTCCGGTCTGGTCTGTATTAAGGTCTGTGTTGATGAGGGCCTGGAGCCTGTCTGCTTTGAAAGCACTGATGACTTTGGTGGCCTGTGGAAATTTAAG GATTCTCCTGAGCCAGAGCGATCCAGTATCTACCGTTCATTGGTGGTCAACACCTCCAAAGAGATGATGTGTTTCAGCGATTTTCCAATGCCTGCTGACTACCCAAACTACATGCACAACTCTCAGCTCCTGCAGTACTTCAGGCTCTATGCTGAGCATTTTGATTTGCTCAAATACATTAACTTCCAGGTTAATTCTGTTTCATCATACCAAGAGTGCCACTGTCTTTTCACATATTTCTATAGCATACTGAAATGTAaagttctttgtgtgtgtgtgtttgtttatgtgtgtgtgtgtgtgtgtgtgtgtgtgtgtgtgtgtgttcagaccaCAGTGAGGAGTGTTACACAAAGACCAGATTTCTCCGTTTCTGGTCAGTGGGATGTAGTGACCATTAACAGAgacggagaggaagagaggcaTGTCTTTGATGGAGTTCTAGTGTGTTCAGGCCACTACACCCATCCTGTCCTGCCCCTGTCAGACTTTCCAG GACATGAGACGTTTTCTGGAAAGTGTCTTCACAGCTGGGAATATAAAGACGCAGATATATGCAGAGGCaagagggtggtggtggttggtATTGGAAACTCTGGAGGAGATATTGCTGCAGAGATTAGCAGATCTGCAGAGAAG ACATTTCTCAGCACACGGCAGGGGGCTTGGGTGATTGGCAGGATGTCCAGCAATGGTCTTCCCCTAGATATGACAGCTATCACCAGGCTCAACAACATCCTCATGCAGCTTCTTCCTAAGACTCTGGTCAACTGGGCAGCAGAGAGAGTACTGAACCAGAAATATGACCACAGACTATATGGCCTGAAGCCAAGACACAG ACTTATGGACAAAAAGCCTTTGATCAATGATGACCTTCCTGGCCGAATTCTTCAGGGGGCACTAGTCATGAAACCTAATCTGAAAGGGTTCAATGGCTCTGGAGTTGTATTTGAAGATGGTACTGTGGAGGAGAACATTGATGCTGTGGTGTTCTGTACTGGTTATAATGGAACCTTCCCATTTCTGCCTTCAGCTCTGTCTGATGGGCCTAAGGGAGAGCTGACATTGTACAA gAGAGTGTTTCCTCCTTCTCTACAACACCCCACTTTGGCTGTCATGGGTCTTTTCCAAACAAAAGGACCAATCATTCCCATAGTGGAAATGCAGGCACGGTGGGCTGTTAAAGTGTTTACAG GTTTGAGCTGCCTTCCACCCAAGGAGAAAATGCTGGCTGTCATTgagtctgagaggaaaagaaacatgaagag CTATTCTTGCCCACGACAGGCTGCCCTCCAGGTGGATTACATCCCTCTCCTGGATTTCATGGCTAATGAg TCCAGTCACTGTCTCAGTCTCCGTCGCTGA
- the LOC128362414 gene encoding flavin-containing monooxygenase 5-like isoform X2, producing MVQRVAVIGAGSSGLVCIKVCVDEGLEPVCFESTDDFGGLWKFKDSPEPERSSIYRSLVVNTSKEMMCFSDFPMPADYPNYMHNSQLLQYFRLYAEHFDLLKYINFQTTVRSVTQRPDFSVSGQWDVVTINRDGEEERHVFDGVLVCSGHYTHPVLPLSDFPGHETFSGKCLHSWEYKDADICRGKRVVVVGIGNSGGDIAAEISRSAEKTFLSTRQGAWVIGRMSSNGLPLDMTAITRLNNILMQLLPKTLVNWAAERVLNQKYDHRLYGLKPRHRLMDKKPLINDDLPGRILQGALVMKPNLKGFNGSGVVFEDGTVEENIDAVVFCTGYNGTFPFLPSALSDGPKGELTLYKRVFPPSLQHPTLAVMGLFQTKGPIIPIVEMQARWAVKVFTGLSCLPPKEKMLAVIESERKRNMKSYSCPRQAALQVDYIPLLDFMANEVGVRPNFLRLLLRDPVLWVKVFCGPCTPYQYRLTGPGQWAGARQAILTQWERVEQPFRTRVIPEPEETPSVLFSPWLLTLGGTVIMAVLLSKNEVVPALQGAAQTLDRCKIFLKDIWS from the exons ATGGTTCAACGTGTGGCAGTGATTGGAGCGGGTAGTTCCGGTCTGGTCTGTATTAAGGTCTGTGTTGATGAGGGCCTGGAGCCTGTCTGCTTTGAAAGCACTGATGACTTTGGTGGCCTGTGGAAATTTAAG GATTCTCCTGAGCCAGAGCGATCCAGTATCTACCGTTCATTGGTGGTCAACACCTCCAAAGAGATGATGTGTTTCAGCGATTTTCCAATGCCTGCTGACTACCCAAACTACATGCACAACTCTCAGCTCCTGCAGTACTTCAGGCTCTATGCTGAGCATTTTGATTTGCTCAAATACATTAACTTCCAG accaCAGTGAGGAGTGTTACACAAAGACCAGATTTCTCCGTTTCTGGTCAGTGGGATGTAGTGACCATTAACAGAgacggagaggaagagaggcaTGTCTTTGATGGAGTTCTAGTGTGTTCAGGCCACTACACCCATCCTGTCCTGCCCCTGTCAGACTTTCCAG GACATGAGACGTTTTCTGGAAAGTGTCTTCACAGCTGGGAATATAAAGACGCAGATATATGCAGAGGCaagagggtggtggtggttggtATTGGAAACTCTGGAGGAGATATTGCTGCAGAGATTAGCAGATCTGCAGAGAAG ACATTTCTCAGCACACGGCAGGGGGCTTGGGTGATTGGCAGGATGTCCAGCAATGGTCTTCCCCTAGATATGACAGCTATCACCAGGCTCAACAACATCCTCATGCAGCTTCTTCCTAAGACTCTGGTCAACTGGGCAGCAGAGAGAGTACTGAACCAGAAATATGACCACAGACTATATGGCCTGAAGCCAAGACACAG ACTTATGGACAAAAAGCCTTTGATCAATGATGACCTTCCTGGCCGAATTCTTCAGGGGGCACTAGTCATGAAACCTAATCTGAAAGGGTTCAATGGCTCTGGAGTTGTATTTGAAGATGGTACTGTGGAGGAGAACATTGATGCTGTGGTGTTCTGTACTGGTTATAATGGAACCTTCCCATTTCTGCCTTCAGCTCTGTCTGATGGGCCTAAGGGAGAGCTGACATTGTACAA gAGAGTGTTTCCTCCTTCTCTACAACACCCCACTTTGGCTGTCATGGGTCTTTTCCAAACAAAAGGACCAATCATTCCCATAGTGGAAATGCAGGCACGGTGGGCTGTTAAAGTGTTTACAG GTTTGAGCTGCCTTCCACCCAAGGAGAAAATGCTGGCTGTCATTgagtctgagaggaaaagaaacatgaagag CTATTCTTGCCCACGACAGGCTGCCCTCCAGGTGGATTACATCCCTCTCCTGGATTTCATGGCTAATGAg GTTGGGGTTCGACCAAACTTCCTGAGACTACTACTAAGAGATCCTGTCCTCTGGGTGAAGGTCTTCTGTGGTCCCTGTACTCCATATCAATATCGTCTCACTGGGCCTGGACAGTGGGCCGGCGCCCGCCAGGCTATCCTCACTCAGTGGGAGCGGGTGGAGCAACCTTTCAGAACCAGAGTGATACCAGAACCGGAGGAAACACCGTctgtcctcttctctccttgGCTGCTCACGTTAGGAGGAACTGTGATTATGGCTGTGCTTCTGTCTAAAAATGAGGTTGTTCCAGCGCTGCAGGGTGCAGCTCAGACTCTGGACAGGTGCAAGATTTTCCTCAAGGACATCTGGTCCTGA
- the LOC128362414 gene encoding flavin-containing monooxygenase 5-like isoform X3: protein MVQRVAVIGAGPSGLTSIKACLDEGLKPSCFESSHDIGGLWRYKEQPEPGRANIYQSVIINSSKEMMSFSDFPPPAELPNNMHHSEVLLYLRLYAQAFKLLQHIHFQTSVVSVSQSPDFAVTGQWEVQTETREGQKKTHVFDAVMVCTGHFTQPHLPLRDFPGIENFEGRYFHSWEYRNAEGLQGKRVVVIGIGNSGGDIAVDISRVAEKVYLSTRSGAWVVSRVGLGGLPVDLVGTSRMDMMIGRLFPSWINSMLEKNLNQSFNHRLYGLRPKHGFFAQIPVVNDDLPARIISGRVQIKSNVKEFRGSSVVFFDGSIIDKVDVVMFATGYNYSFPFLPSALQAKCGYRLHLYKHVFPPGLIQPTLAVVGFIHGLGAINPLAEMQARWATRVFKGLTTLPSEETMREEIEKDTATMHQRFSCSERNPLQVDYIPYLDSVAEQVGVRPNVLWLLLRDPRLALEVLLGPCTPYQYRLTGPGQWAGARQAILTQWERVFLPFRTRVEPEPEISKPSSKLGIIMAFSGAALLCGFFYNKQQLKIC, encoded by the exons ATGGTTCAGAGGGTGGCAGTGATCGGTGCAGGGCCATCTGGTCTGACCAGCATCAAGGCCTGTTTGGATGAAGGTCTGAAGCCCAGCTGCTTTGAGAGCAGCCATGATATTGGTGGTCTGTGGAGATATAAG GAGCAGCCAGAACCTGGACGAGCCAACATCTATCAGTCGGTGATCATCAACAGCTCCAAAGAGATGATGTCTTTCAGTGACTtccctcctccagctgagctCCCCAACAACATGCACCACTCTGAGGTGCTGCTTTACCTGCGACTCTACGCTCAGGCCTTCAAACTTCTGCAGCACATTCACTTCCAG ACTTCTGTGGTCAGTGTGAGTCAGAGCCCAGACTTTGCTGTGACAGGCCAGTGGGAGGTGCAGACAGAGACGAGAGAGGGTCAAAAGAAGACTCATGTTTTTGATGCAGTGATGGTTTGCACCGGACACTTCACCCAGCCTCACCTGCCGCTCAGAGACTTCCCAG GTATAGAGAATTTTGAAGGCAGGTATTTCCACAGTTGGGAATACCGCAACGCAGAGGGTCTGCAGGGGAAAAGAGTGGTGGTGATTGGGATTGGGAACTCTGGGGGTGATATTGCTGTGGATATCAGTCGAGTGGCTGAGAAG GTTTACCTCAGTACCAGGAGTGGAGCATGGGTGGTCAGCCGTGTAGGACTGGGTGGGCTCCCAGTTGACCTAGTTGGGACTTCTCGGATGGATATGATGATAGGGAGGCTCTTCCCCTCATGGATCAACAGCATGTTGGAGAAGaatctcaatcaatcatttaaccACAGACTATATGGCCTGAGACCAAAACATGG TTTTTTTGCACAGATCCCTGTTGTGAATGATGACTTGCCTGCCCGGATCATCTCAGGTCGTGTTCAGATTAAATCAAATGTGAAGGAGTTCCGTGGTTCCAGTGTGGTCTTTTTTGATGGGAGCATTATAGACAAG GTGGACGTAGTGATGTTTGCCACAGGGTACAACTACAGCTTCCCCTTCCTGCCCTCAGCTCTGCAGGCTAAATGTGGTTACAGGCTACATCTGTACAAACATGTGTTCCCTCCTGGACTGATCCAGCCTACACTGGCAGTGGTGGGCTTCATCCACGGGCTTGGAGCCATTAACCCTCTGGCTGAAATGCAGGCTCGCTGGGCCACTAGGGTTTTTAAAG GCTTAACAACCCTTCCCTCTGAGGAGACGATGAGGGAGGAAATTGAGAAAGACACAGCAACAATGCATCAGAG ATTTTCCTGCTCAGAGCGTAACCCCCTTCAGGTGGACTACATTCCGTACCTGGACTCTGTGGCGGAGCAGGTGGGGGTTCGACCAAACGTCCTGTGGCTTCTGCTGAGGGACCCTAGACTGGCACTAGAGGTTTTGCTTGGTCCGTGCACTCCATATCAGTATCGTCTGACTGGACCGGGCCAGTGGGCTGGAGCACGTCAGGCCATTCTCACTCAGTGGGAGCGGGTGTTTCTGCCTTTCAGGACCAGAgtagaaccagaaccagagatCTCCAAACCTTCTTCAAAACTGGGCATCATCATGGCTTTTTCAGGTGCAGCTCTGCTGTGCGGTTTCTTCTACAATAAACAACAGCTGAAAATCTGTTGA
- the LOC128362414 gene encoding flavin-containing monooxygenase 5-like isoform X1, producing the protein MVQRVAVIGAGSSGLVCIKVCVDEGLEPVCFESTDDFGGLWKFKDSPEPERSSIYRSLVVNTSKEMMCFSDFPMPADYPNYMHNSQLLQYFRLYAEHFDLLKYINFQVNSVSSYQECHCLFTYFYSILKCKVLCVCVFVYVCVCVCVCVCVCVQTTVRSVTQRPDFSVSGQWDVVTINRDGEEERHVFDGVLVCSGHYTHPVLPLSDFPGHETFSGKCLHSWEYKDADICRGKRVVVVGIGNSGGDIAAEISRSAEKTFLSTRQGAWVIGRMSSNGLPLDMTAITRLNNILMQLLPKTLVNWAAERVLNQKYDHRLYGLKPRHRLMDKKPLINDDLPGRILQGALVMKPNLKGFNGSGVVFEDGTVEENIDAVVFCTGYNGTFPFLPSALSDGPKGELTLYKRVFPPSLQHPTLAVMGLFQTKGPIIPIVEMQARWAVKVFTGLSCLPPKEKMLAVIESERKRNMKSYSCPRQAALQVDYIPLLDFMANEVGVRPNFLRLLLRDPVLWVKVFCGPCTPYQYRLTGPGQWAGARQAILTQWERVEQPFRTRVIPEPEETPSVLFSPWLLTLGGTVIMAVLLSKNEVVPALQGAAQTLDRCKIFLKDIWS; encoded by the exons ATGGTTCAACGTGTGGCAGTGATTGGAGCGGGTAGTTCCGGTCTGGTCTGTATTAAGGTCTGTGTTGATGAGGGCCTGGAGCCTGTCTGCTTTGAAAGCACTGATGACTTTGGTGGCCTGTGGAAATTTAAG GATTCTCCTGAGCCAGAGCGATCCAGTATCTACCGTTCATTGGTGGTCAACACCTCCAAAGAGATGATGTGTTTCAGCGATTTTCCAATGCCTGCTGACTACCCAAACTACATGCACAACTCTCAGCTCCTGCAGTACTTCAGGCTCTATGCTGAGCATTTTGATTTGCTCAAATACATTAACTTCCAGGTTAATTCTGTTTCATCATACCAAGAGTGCCACTGTCTTTTCACATATTTCTATAGCATACTGAAATGTAaagttctttgtgtgtgtgtgtttgtttatgtgtgtgtgtgtgtgtgtgtgtgtgtgtgtgtgtgtgttcagaccaCAGTGAGGAGTGTTACACAAAGACCAGATTTCTCCGTTTCTGGTCAGTGGGATGTAGTGACCATTAACAGAgacggagaggaagagaggcaTGTCTTTGATGGAGTTCTAGTGTGTTCAGGCCACTACACCCATCCTGTCCTGCCCCTGTCAGACTTTCCAG GACATGAGACGTTTTCTGGAAAGTGTCTTCACAGCTGGGAATATAAAGACGCAGATATATGCAGAGGCaagagggtggtggtggttggtATTGGAAACTCTGGAGGAGATATTGCTGCAGAGATTAGCAGATCTGCAGAGAAG ACATTTCTCAGCACACGGCAGGGGGCTTGGGTGATTGGCAGGATGTCCAGCAATGGTCTTCCCCTAGATATGACAGCTATCACCAGGCTCAACAACATCCTCATGCAGCTTCTTCCTAAGACTCTGGTCAACTGGGCAGCAGAGAGAGTACTGAACCAGAAATATGACCACAGACTATATGGCCTGAAGCCAAGACACAG ACTTATGGACAAAAAGCCTTTGATCAATGATGACCTTCCTGGCCGAATTCTTCAGGGGGCACTAGTCATGAAACCTAATCTGAAAGGGTTCAATGGCTCTGGAGTTGTATTTGAAGATGGTACTGTGGAGGAGAACATTGATGCTGTGGTGTTCTGTACTGGTTATAATGGAACCTTCCCATTTCTGCCTTCAGCTCTGTCTGATGGGCCTAAGGGAGAGCTGACATTGTACAA gAGAGTGTTTCCTCCTTCTCTACAACACCCCACTTTGGCTGTCATGGGTCTTTTCCAAACAAAAGGACCAATCATTCCCATAGTGGAAATGCAGGCACGGTGGGCTGTTAAAGTGTTTACAG GTTTGAGCTGCCTTCCACCCAAGGAGAAAATGCTGGCTGTCATTgagtctgagaggaaaagaaacatgaagag CTATTCTTGCCCACGACAGGCTGCCCTCCAGGTGGATTACATCCCTCTCCTGGATTTCATGGCTAATGAg GTTGGGGTTCGACCAAACTTCCTGAGACTACTACTAAGAGATCCTGTCCTCTGGGTGAAGGTCTTCTGTGGTCCCTGTACTCCATATCAATATCGTCTCACTGGGCCTGGACAGTGGGCCGGCGCCCGCCAGGCTATCCTCACTCAGTGGGAGCGGGTGGAGCAACCTTTCAGAACCAGAGTGATACCAGAACCGGAGGAAACACCGTctgtcctcttctctccttgGCTGCTCACGTTAGGAGGAACTGTGATTATGGCTGTGCTTCTGTCTAAAAATGAGGTTGTTCCAGCGCTGCAGGGTGCAGCTCAGACTCTGGACAGGTGCAAGATTTTCCTCAAGGACATCTGGTCCTGA